CCTTGCGCGGGCAGGCGTGCACGATCCGCGCGCACGCCTCCACCATGTGCGGGGCCGAACCGGGGCCCATCGTCCCGTACTTGAGGATCCGCCGGGCGAGCGGCGTGACCGGTCCGAGCGGCGCCCGCGCCCCGAGGACGTGCCGGGTCAGCCAGGTGCGCAGCCGCCCGGCCCGGATCGGTACGACGGTCGACTCGGCGACCAGTCGCGACGAACCGGTGCTGCACAGCAGGACGGCGGCCGCGTGCGCACGGAACGCGGGACGCTCGGCGGCGGCCATGACGGTCATCCCGCCCATGGAGTGACCGACGATCACCGCCTTCCCGCCTGCCCCGAGGGCCGTCTCCAGTACGGCTTCGAGGTCGTCGGCGAGCATGTCCGCACCGCAGGCAAGGCTCGCCGGACTGCGTCCGTGGCCGCGCTGGTCGTACGCGATGACCCGGTGGTCGACGCGGAGCTCGCGGATCTGGGCGGCCCAGAAGGCCGTGGAACAGGTCCAGCCGTGGGCGAGGACGACGGGGGGCGCGTCGTCAGGACCGTGCACCTCCACGTGCAGGCACGCGCCGTCGGCGGAGAGGGCGGTGAGTTCGCGCACCGGGACGGGTGGGGCGTACGGCCCGGAGACCGCGTGCGTCGGACGGCTCATACGGCGGTCGCCTCCGCGTGCGCCGGAACCCGCAGCACCTCGTACTCGGCGAGGTCCACCCGCCGGGTGGCCCGCCGGAACTCGGTCGTCGTGCCGGGCCAGATCGTGCTGTTGCGGCCGTTCGCGTCCAGGTACCAGCTGGTGCAGCCGCCGGTGCTCCACACCGTGCGCTTCATGCGCTCCTGCACCCGGTGGTTCCAGTCCCGTACTGCGGAGGGCCGGGCGTCGAGGGCCACCCGGCCGCCGAGGACGTCGAGTTGCCGTACGAAGTCGGCCAGGTAGTTCAGCTGGGACTCGATCATGAGGATCATCGAGGAGTTCCCGAGACCGGTGTTCGGCCCGATGATGGTCATCCAGTTGGGGAAGCCGGGGGCGGAGGCGCCCCGCAACGCCTCCATCCCGCCCTTCCACGCCTCGGCGAGCGTCCGCCCGTCCGCGCCGACGACCCGGTCGGCGATCGGCATGTCGGTGACGTGGAAGCCCGTGCCGAAGACGATCGCGTCGACCTGGGCCTCGGTGCCGTCGGCGGCGACCAGTGTCGACCCCTCGATCCGGCTGAGCCCGCTCGCGACCACGTCCACGTTGGGCTGGGCGAGCGCCGGGTAGTACGTGCTGCTCAGCAGGATCCGCTTGCAGCCGATGCGGTAGCCGGGGGTGAGCTTGGCGCGCAGGGCCGGGTCCTTGACGGCACGGGCCATGTTGCGCTTGGCCAACTGCTCCACCGCGCCGAGCTCGCCCGGCCGCTTGGTGAACGCCTGGACCTGCAACTCCCGGATGCCCCACAGCAGTCCACGACGGGCCTGGGTGGTGAAGGGCAGCTGCCGGTGCAGCCAGCGCTCGGCGCCGCTGATCGCCCGGTCCATGCGGGGCATCACCCAGGGCGGGGTGCGCTGGAAGAGCGTGACCTTCCGGGCGAGCGGCTGGATGGCCGGGACGATCTGGATGGCCGAGGCGCCGGTCCCCACCATGGCGACCCGCTTGCCGCGCAGGTCGTAGTCGTGGTCCCAGCGGGCGGAGTGGAAGACCTTGCCCGGGAAGGAGTCCAGACCGGGGATGTCGGGGATCTTGGGATCGGAGAGCGGCCCGGTGGCGGAGACGACGAAGTCGGCCGAGAGAGCGCCTCCCCCAGTGCCGAAAGCCTGGGAGGGGCCCCCAGCGGTCTCGATGTCCCAGCGCAGCTTCTGGCTGTCCCAGGTCATCCGCGTCACCTCGGAGTCGAGGCGGATGTGCGGGCGGAGCCGGAAGACGTCGGTCACATGCTCCAGGTAGGCGCGGATGTGGTCCTGCCCGGAGAAGGTGCGCGGCCAGTCCGGGTTGGGCGCGAAGGAGAAGGAGTACAGGTGGGACGGCACATCGCAGGCACACCCCGGATAACTGTTGTCCCGCCAGGCACCCCCCACACTGGCGGCCCGCTCCAGCACGACGAAGTCGGTGACACCCTCGCGCCGCAGCCGTACGGCGGCCCCCAGCCCACCGAATCCGGACCCGACCAC
This portion of the Streptomyces canus genome encodes:
- a CDS encoding alpha/beta fold hydrolase codes for the protein MSRPTHAVSGPYAPPVPVRELTALSADGACLHVEVHGPDDAPPVVLAHGWTCSTAFWAAQIRELRVDHRVIAYDQRGHGRSPASLACGADMLADDLEAVLETALGAGGKAVIVGHSMGGMTVMAAAERPAFRAHAAAVLLCSTGSSRLVAESTVVPIRAGRLRTWLTRHVLGARAPLGPVTPLARRILKYGTMGPGSAPHMVEACARIVHACPRKVRHAWSQVLDLLDLDHGVRQLAVPTAVLVGTADRLTPPVHAHRLAAALPHCLGVTELPGVGHMTPIEAPETVTARIRELVTTYVQVKEGA
- a CDS encoding flavin-containing monooxygenase codes for the protein MAEHEHVRVAVVGSGFGGLGAAVRLRREGVTDFVVLERAASVGGAWRDNSYPGCACDVPSHLYSFSFAPNPDWPRTFSGQDHIRAYLEHVTDVFRLRPHIRLDSEVTRMTWDSQKLRWDIETAGGPSQAFGTGGGALSADFVVSATGPLSDPKIPDIPGLDSFPGKVFHSARWDHDYDLRGKRVAMVGTGASAIQIVPAIQPLARKVTLFQRTPPWVMPRMDRAISGAERWLHRQLPFTTQARRGLLWGIRELQVQAFTKRPGELGAVEQLAKRNMARAVKDPALRAKLTPGYRIGCKRILLSSTYYPALAQPNVDVVASGLSRIEGSTLVAADGTEAQVDAIVFGTGFHVTDMPIADRVVGADGRTLAEAWKGGMEALRGASAPGFPNWMTIIGPNTGLGNSSMILMIESQLNYLADFVRQLDVLGGRVALDARPSAVRDWNHRVQERMKRTVWSTGGCTSWYLDANGRNSTIWPGTTTEFRRATRRVDLAEYEVLRVPAHAEATAV